The Corynebacterium suranareeae genome window below encodes:
- the argJ gene encoding bifunctional glutamate N-acetyltransferase/amino-acid acetyltransferase ArgJ: MADKGITAPKGFVASATTAGIKASGNPDMALVVNQGPEFSAAAVFTRNRVFAAPVKVSRENVADGQIKAVLYNAGNANACNGLQGEKDARESVSHVAKNLGLDDSDIGVCSTGLIGELLPMDKLNTGIDQLTAEGALGDNGAAAAKAIMTTDTVDKETVVFADGWTVGGMGKGVGMMAPSLATMLVCLTTDASITPEMAQIALANATAVTFDTLDIDGSTSTNDTVFLLASGASGITPSQDDLNDAVYAACSDIAAKLQADAEGVTKRVAVTVVGTTNNEQAINAARTVARDNLFKCAMFGSDPNWGRVLAAVGMADADMEPEKISVFFNDQAVCLDSTGAPGAREVDLSGADIDVRIDLGTGGEGQATVRTTDLSFSYVEINSAYST; the protein is encoded by the coding sequence ATGGCCGATAAAGGCATTACCGCGCCGAAAGGTTTCGTTGCTTCTGCAACGACAGCGGGTATTAAAGCTTCCGGCAATCCTGACATGGCGTTGGTGGTTAACCAAGGTCCAGAGTTTTCCGCAGCGGCTGTGTTTACTCGTAACCGAGTGTTCGCAGCACCGGTGAAGGTAAGCCGCGAAAACGTTGCTGATGGCCAGATCAAAGCTGTGCTTTACAACGCGGGTAATGCCAATGCGTGTAATGGTCTGCAGGGTGAGAAGGATGCTCGTGAATCTGTCTCCCATGTAGCAAAGAACCTCGGCTTGGATGATTCCGATATTGGTGTGTGTTCCACTGGTCTTATCGGTGAGCTTTTGCCCATGGATAAGCTCAACACAGGTATCGATCAGCTAACAGCTGAGGGTGCTTTGGGAGACAATGGTGCAGCTGCTGCCAAAGCGATTATGACTACTGACACCGTGGATAAAGAAACCGTCGTGTTTGCTGATGGCTGGACTGTTGGTGGAATGGGCAAGGGCGTGGGCATGATGGCGCCATCTCTTGCCACAATGTTGGTTTGTTTGACCACAGATGCATCCATTACCCCGGAGATGGCTCAGATTGCGTTGGCAAATGCCACGGCAGTCACTTTTGACACTTTGGATATTGATGGATCAACCTCCACCAATGACACCGTGTTTTTGCTGGCATCTGGAGCTAGTGGCATCACCCCAAGTCAAGATGATCTTAATGATGCTGTCTATGCAGCATGTTCCGATATTGCTGCGAAGTTGCAAGCTGATGCAGAAGGTGTAACCAAGCGTGTTGCTGTGACTGTGGTGGGAACCACTAACAATGAACAGGCAATCAATGCGGCTCGTACAGTTGCTCGTGACAACCTGTTCAAGTGCGCAATGTTTGGTTCGGATCCCAACTGGGGTCGCGTGTTGGCTGCAGTCGGCATGGCTGATGCTGATATGGAACCTGAGAAAATTTCTGTGTTCTTCAATGATCAAGCAGTGTGCCTTGATTCCACTGGTGCGCCTGGAGCTCGTGAGGTGGATCTTTCTGGAGCTGATATTGATGTCCGAATTGATTTGGGCACTGGAGGAGAAGGCCAGGCAACAGTTCGTACCACTGACTTGAGCTTCTCCTATGTAGAGATCAACTCCGCATACAGCACCTAA
- the argB gene encoding acetylglutamate kinase, producing the protein MNDLIKDLGSEVRANVLAEALPWLQHFRDKIVVVKYGGNAMVDDELKAAFAADMVFLRTVGAKPVVVHGGGPQISDMLNRVGLQGEFKGGFRVTTPEVMEIVRMVLFGQVGRDLVGLINSHGPYAVGTSGEDAGLFTAEKRMVNIDGVPTDIGLVGDIVNVDASPLMDLIEAGRIPVVSTIAPGEDGQIYNINADTAAGALAAAIGAERLLVLTNVEGLYTDWPDKSSLVSKIKATELEAILPGLDSGMIPKMESCLNAVRGGVSAAHVIDGRIAHSVLLELLTMGGIGTMVLPDVFDRENYPEGTVFRKDDKDGEL; encoded by the coding sequence ATGAATGACTTAATCAAAGATTTAGGCTCCGAAGTGCGCGCAAATGTCCTCGCTGAGGCATTGCCGTGGTTGCAGCATTTCCGTGACAAGATCGTCGTCGTGAAATATGGTGGCAACGCCATGGTTGATGATGAGCTGAAGGCTGCTTTTGCTGCTGACATGGTGTTTTTGCGAACCGTGGGAGCAAAGCCTGTGGTGGTGCACGGTGGTGGTCCGCAAATTTCGGACATGCTTAATCGTGTGGGGCTGCAAGGTGAGTTCAAGGGCGGTTTCAGGGTCACCACTCCTGAGGTGATGGAGATTGTCCGCATGGTCCTGTTTGGTCAGGTCGGCCGTGATTTGGTTGGTTTGATTAACTCTCATGGACCTTATGCGGTGGGTACTTCTGGCGAGGACGCGGGTCTTTTCACTGCAGAAAAACGCATGGTCAATATTGATGGCGTGCCAACTGATATCGGTTTGGTTGGAGATATCGTCAACGTTGATGCTTCACCACTGATGGATCTGATTGAGGCCGGTCGCATTCCTGTGGTGTCCACGATTGCTCCTGGTGAAGATGGACAGATCTACAACATCAACGCTGATACTGCAGCTGGAGCTCTGGCTGCAGCGATCGGTGCTGAGCGCCTGTTGGTTCTGACCAACGTGGAAGGTCTATACACCGATTGGCCAGATAAGAGCTCATTGGTGTCCAAGATTAAGGCCACGGAGCTGGAGGCCATTCTTCCGGGGCTTGATTCCGGCATGATCCCTAAGATGGAGTCGTGCTTGAATGCGGTGCGTGGGGGAGTAAGCGCTGCGCATGTTATCGATGGTCGCATCGCGCATTCAGTTTTGCTTGAGCTTTTGACCATGGGCGGTATTGGCACGATGGTGTTGCCGGATGTTTTCGATCGTGAAAATTACCCAGAGGGCACTGTATTTAGAAAAGATGATAAGGATGGGGAACTGTAA